TCCAGTTCTACGTCAAGAGGTAAACGTTGTTGACGTTCAAAAGCAAATTAAGGATACCCTAGCTCGTTTAACGGGAAAAGGAAAATCCAAAGGTTCAAAATACCGCCGCGAAAAGCGCGATGTTGTATCGCAGCGGACAATGGCTGAACAGGAGCGTGCTGAGCAAGACAAGAATATTATTCAAATTACAGAATTCGTTTCTGTAAACGAATTGGCTTCCATGATGGATGTTCCGGTTACCGATGTAATCGAAACATGTATGAACATGGGACTTATGGTTTCCATTAATCAACGTCTCGATGCCGAAACATTGGCTCTTGTAGCTGATGAGTTCAACTATAAGGTAGAGTTTGTTTCTATCGAAATTCAAGAGGCCATTAAGTCCGATGTTGATTCTCCAGAGGATCTCATTTCACGGCCTCCAATTGTTACCGTGATGGGTCACGTTGACCACGGTAAAACCTCTTTGCTCGACCATATTCGCCATGCGAATGTAATTGCAGGTGAAGCGGGTGGTATTACTCAGCACATTGGTGCTTATGCCGTAAAGTTAGATGATGGTAGACAAATTACGTTCCTCGATACTCCCGGTCACGAAGCGTTTACGGCGATGCGTGCTCGTGGTGCGAAACTTACCGACGTAGTAATTATTGTAATAGCCGCTGATGATAGCATCATGCCCCAAACGGTGGAAGCTATCAACCACGCAAGTGCTGCCGGCGTTCCAATGATTTTTGCCATCAACAAGATTGATAAAGCAGGCGCAAATCCTGAAAAGATAAAAGAGACTCTTGCAAGTATGAACTACTTGGTTGAGGATTGGGGTGGTAAATATCAGTGCCAAGAAATCTCGGCAAAGAAGGGAACCAATATGGAACTCCTTCTCGAAAAAGTTTTGCTTGAGGCTGAGTTGCTTGAACTAAAAGCAAATCCTAATAAAAAGGCTGTTGGTGGGGTAATTGAATCCTCACTAGACAAGGGACGTGGTTACATGACCACAGTATTGGTGGATGCTGGAACACTCCGTGTGGGTGACTTTATTTTAGCAGGAACCTATACGGGACGTGTAAAGGCTATGTTCAACGAACGTAACAAGAGGATTACTGAGGCAGGCCCAGCAACTCCAGTATTGGTACTTGGGTTGAACGGTGCTCCTCAAGCTGGTGATAAGTTCAACGTTATGGACACCGAGAAGGAGGCTAAGGATATCGCTACCAAGCGTGAGCAATTAATGCGTCTCCAAGGCATACGTTCTCAAAAGCATATTACCCTCGACGAAATTGGCCGACGGATTGCCATCGGAAACTTCCAGGAGATAAATATTATTGTTAAGGGTGACGTTGACGGCTCTGTTGAGGCGCTTACCGACTCGTTGGTAAAACTGTCGACACCGGAAATCCAAGTGAATGTTATTCACAAGGGTGTCGGTCAAATCTCCGAATCGGACGTATCGCTTGCCGCTGCATCCAACGCTATTGTAATCGGATTCCAAGTTCGCCCATCGTCTGGTGCTCGTAAGTTCGCAGATAAAGAAGGTATCGACATACGTCACTACTCAATTATCTACGATGCCATTAACGAACTTAAGGCTGCCATGGAAGGTATGCTCTCTCCCGACTTTAAGGAAGAGATTGTGGCAAACCTTGAGGTTGTTGAAGTTTACGATATCACCAAGGTTGGAACTGTTGCTGGATGTATTGTTCGTGAAGGTAAGATCTTCCGCAACACTAAGATTCGCGTTGTGAGAGATGGAATTGTTATCCATACTGGCGATTTGGGATCACTGAAACGCTTCAAGGATGATGTTAAAGAGGTTGCAAATGGTTACGAGTGCGGCTTGAACATTCATCGCTACAATGATCTGAAAATCGGTGA
This portion of the Williamwhitmania taraxaci genome encodes:
- the infB gene encoding translation initiation factor IF-2 — translated: MTQFEKAARLSKLAIEFNVGMSTLVDYLKKKGHEIDSSPNAKVAPELCEIIAKEYGKDANIRDASKKLSLKNLREKKETISISDRDDDASSADDSVRDSDELFIKVTTESPVEKKEKLEEVVSHQPVKDIEVKVVGKIDLNSMTGKKKTQDEPVAPVVKSVPVVEEKAEPVVAPAPVKVEKVKPIPVTELPREEIAVKVVGKIDLDQNRKKPAGAEQNQDNRPKHKPHAPKQEQLETEKKPHAKSPEKVQTHKPEQHKQKPVAAEPKPVIASEPVTEEPKAAVLPVELYRSAVEKLTGPTVIGRIDLDAIQPKKKPVASSSDFDKKKKKRKRIKKDMPNKPTAEGGAPKPATTTEHKPKIPVSSGPMRFIKKDNRERTAAGVPIIAGPNDKNKGKKRPVLRQEVNVVDVQKQIKDTLARLTGKGKSKGSKYRREKRDVVSQRTMAEQERAEQDKNIIQITEFVSVNELASMMDVPVTDVIETCMNMGLMVSINQRLDAETLALVADEFNYKVEFVSIEIQEAIKSDVDSPEDLISRPPIVTVMGHVDHGKTSLLDHIRHANVIAGEAGGITQHIGAYAVKLDDGRQITFLDTPGHEAFTAMRARGAKLTDVVIIVIAADDSIMPQTVEAINHASAAGVPMIFAINKIDKAGANPEKIKETLASMNYLVEDWGGKYQCQEISAKKGTNMELLLEKVLLEAELLELKANPNKKAVGGVIESSLDKGRGYMTTVLVDAGTLRVGDFILAGTYTGRVKAMFNERNKRITEAGPATPVLVLGLNGAPQAGDKFNVMDTEKEAKDIATKREQLMRLQGIRSQKHITLDEIGRRIAIGNFQEINIIVKGDVDGSVEALTDSLVKLSTPEIQVNVIHKGVGQISESDVSLAAASNAIVIGFQVRPSSGARKFADKEGIDIRHYSIIYDAINELKAAMEGMLSPDFKEEIVANLEVVEVYDITKVGTVAGCIVREGKIFRNTKIRVVRDGIVIHTGDLGSLKRFKDDVKEVANGYECGLNIHRYNDLKIGDFIEGYEMVEVKKKL